A single region of the Gossypium arboreum isolate Shixiya-1 chromosome 12, ASM2569848v2, whole genome shotgun sequence genome encodes:
- the LOC108476484 gene encoding probable beta-D-xylosidase 2 isoform X2 yields MASFMLFLNSKTKKVVSDEARAMYNGGSAGLTYWSPNVNIFRDPRWGRGQETPGEDPVLAGTYAAYYVKGLQGNDGDRLKVAACCKHFTAYDLDNWNGVDRFHFNAQVSKQDIEDTFDVPFKMCVQDGNVASVMCSYNEVNGVPTCADPNLLRNTVRGQWKLDGYIVSDCDSVGVFYNTQHYTTTPEQAAADAIKAGLDLDCGPFLAQHSEDAVKQKLLNEVDINNALVNTLRVQMRLGMFDGESSVQPFGKLGPKDVCTPSNQELALEAARQGIVLLKNRGVSLPLSHRRHRTVAVIGPNSDATVSMIGNYAGVACGYTSPLQGIGNYVKTIHQLGCANVACRDDKLFSAAIDAARQADATVLVMGLDQSIEAEFRDRTGLLLPGRQQELVSKVAKASKGPTVLVLMSGGPIDVSFAKNDPRIGAILWVGYPGQAGGAAIADVLYGTTNPGGKLPMTWYPQDYVSNLSMTDMAMRSSTHRNYPGRTYRFYKGPVVYPFGHGLSYTNFVHTIVNAPLVVTVPLDGHRRSGNATVLGKAIKVNHARCNKLSVGLQVNVKNTGSKDGTHTILVFSIPPAGHWAPSKQLVAFAKVYVLARSEQQVGISIHVCKFLSVVDRSGVRRIPIGLHHIHIGDVKHSVSLEAATLGVIKS; encoded by the exons ATGGCTAGCTTTATGCTTTTCTTGAACTCCAAGACAAAGAAG GTGGTGTCGGATGAGGCAAGGGCTATGTACAACGGTGGATCAGCTGGACTCACGTACTGGAGTCCGAATGTCAACATATTTAGGGACCCACGGTGGGGCCGTGGACAGGAGACGCCTGGTGAAGATCCGGTTCTGGCCGGTACATATGCAGCCTATTACGTGAAGGGATTACAGGGAAATGACGGTGATAGGTTGAAAGTGGCGGCGTGTTGTAAGCACTTCACTGCCTATGATCTCGATAACTGGAATGGTGTTGATAGGTTCCACTTTAATGCACAG GTAAGCAAACAAGACATAGAGGACACATTTGATGTACCCTTCAAAATGTGTGTACAAGATGGCAATGTAGCCAGTGTTATGTGCTCTTACAATGAAGTTAATGGTGTCCCTACCTGTGCCGATCCTAATCTCCTGCGAAACACAGTACGAGGTCAATGGAAACTCGATGG GTACATTGTTTCGGATTGTGATTCAGTTGGTGTGTTTTATAATACCCAACATTACACAACAACACCGGAACAAGCAGCTGCTGATGCCATTAAAGCTGGTTTGGATTTGGATTGTGGACCATTTTTGGCACAACATAGTGAAGATGCTGTGAAACAAAAGTTGTTGAATGAGGTTGATATTAATAATGCTTTAGTTAATACCCTTAGAGTTCAAATGAGACTCGGTATGTTCGATGGTGAGTCGTCTGTGCAACCATTTGGGAAGTTAGGACCGAAAGACGTGTGCACTCCTTCGAACCAAGAGCTAGCGTTGGAAGCTGCGAGACAGGGGATTGTTTTGCTTAAAAACCGCGGTGTTTCGTTGCCTTTGTCTCATCGACGTCACCGAACAGTTGCCGTTATCGGGCCTAATTCCGATGCTACTGTTAGCATGATTGGAAACTATGCTG GTGTTGCTTGTGGATACACTTCTCCTTTGCAAGGAATAGGGAACTATGTGAAAACGATTCACCAACTCGGATGTGCCAATGTTGCTTGTCGAGATGACAAGTTATTTAGTGCTGCGATTGATGCTGCTCGTCAAGCAGACGCGACAGTTCTAGTAATGGGGCTCGATCAATCGATTGAAGCAGAATTCAGAGATAGAACAGGGTTGCTTTTGCCAGGGCGCCAACAGGAACTTGTTTCAAAAGTAGCCAAGGCTTCCAAGGGTCCGACGGTACTGGTTTTAATGTCAGGTGGGCCTATCGATGTTTCTTTCGCTAAAAACGACCCTCGTATTGGTGCCATTTTGTGGGTTGGTTATCCAGGCCAAGCAGGAGGGGCCGCTATAGCCGATGTATTGTATGGTACAACCAATCCAGGGGGCAAGTTGCCTATGACATGGTACCCACAAGATTATGTTTCAAATTTGTCAATGACGGACATGGCCATGCGTTCGAGTACGCATAGGAATTATCCTGGAAGAACTTATAGGTTCTATAAAGGTCCCGTAGTGTACCCATTTGGCCACGGATTGAGTTACACCAACTTCGTACACACCATTGTTAATGCACCTCTTGTTGTCACAGTCCCTCTCGACGGCCACCGCCGTTCAGGAAACGCAACCGTTTTAGGTAAGGCAATCAAAGTTAACCATGCAAGATGCAACAAGCTATCGGTAGGTCTTCAAGTAAACGTGAAGAATACCGGATCCAAGGACGGCACTCATACAATACTAGTATTCTCGATTCCGCCTGCAGGGCACTGGGCTCCTTCGAAACAGCTGGTGGCTTTTGCGAAAGTGTATGTTTTGGCAAGGTCCGAACAACAAGTAGGGATCAGTATCCATGTGTGCAAGTTTCTAAGTGTCGTGGACCGATCAGGGGTTCGAAGAATCCCGATCGGTTTACACCATATACATATTGGCGACGTTAAGCATTCGGTATCCCTTGAGGCTGCAACTTTAGGGGTGATCAAATCATAG
- the LOC108476484 gene encoding probable beta-D-xylosidase 2 isoform X1, with product MGIGSLTLPSPPQFIILSLLLLCAFGEAVDPFACDPKDAVTAGFPFCKVSMPMSDRVNDLVGRLTLQEKVRLLINGAAPIPRLGIKGYEWWSEALHGVSDVGPGTKFGGAFPGATSFPQVITTAASFNATLWEAIGRVVSDEARAMYNGGSAGLTYWSPNVNIFRDPRWGRGQETPGEDPVLAGTYAAYYVKGLQGNDGDRLKVAACCKHFTAYDLDNWNGVDRFHFNAQVSKQDIEDTFDVPFKMCVQDGNVASVMCSYNEVNGVPTCADPNLLRNTVRGQWKLDGYIVSDCDSVGVFYNTQHYTTTPEQAAADAIKAGLDLDCGPFLAQHSEDAVKQKLLNEVDINNALVNTLRVQMRLGMFDGESSVQPFGKLGPKDVCTPSNQELALEAARQGIVLLKNRGVSLPLSHRRHRTVAVIGPNSDATVSMIGNYAGVACGYTSPLQGIGNYVKTIHQLGCANVACRDDKLFSAAIDAARQADATVLVMGLDQSIEAEFRDRTGLLLPGRQQELVSKVAKASKGPTVLVLMSGGPIDVSFAKNDPRIGAILWVGYPGQAGGAAIADVLYGTTNPGGKLPMTWYPQDYVSNLSMTDMAMRSSTHRNYPGRTYRFYKGPVVYPFGHGLSYTNFVHTIVNAPLVVTVPLDGHRRSGNATVLGKAIKVNHARCNKLSVGLQVNVKNTGSKDGTHTILVFSIPPAGHWAPSKQLVAFAKVYVLARSEQQVGISIHVCKFLSVVDRSGVRRIPIGLHHIHIGDVKHSVSLEAATLGVIKS from the exons ATGGGTATTGGCAGCCTCACATTGCCTTCACCACCTCAATTCATTATCCTCTCCCTTCTTCTCTTGTGTGCTTTTGGTGAAGCCGTTGATCCATTTGCTTGTGACCCGAAAGATGCGGTGACGGCTGGCTTTCCTTTTTGCAAGGTTTCGATGCCGATGTCGGATAGAGTGAATGACCTTGTAGGGAGGTTGACGTTGCAAGAAAAAGTAAGGTTGTTGATAAACGGTGCGGCACCAATTCCACGGTTGGGGATCAAAGGGTACGAATGGTGGTCGGAAGCTCTTCATGGGGTCTCTGATGTGGGTCCTGGGACTAAGTTCGGTGGGGCATTCCCTGGTGCTACTAGCTTCCCTCAAGTAATCACGACTGCTGCTTCTTTCAATGCTACGTTATGGGAAGCTATTGGACGA GTGGTGTCGGATGAGGCAAGGGCTATGTACAACGGTGGATCAGCTGGACTCACGTACTGGAGTCCGAATGTCAACATATTTAGGGACCCACGGTGGGGCCGTGGACAGGAGACGCCTGGTGAAGATCCGGTTCTGGCCGGTACATATGCAGCCTATTACGTGAAGGGATTACAGGGAAATGACGGTGATAGGTTGAAAGTGGCGGCGTGTTGTAAGCACTTCACTGCCTATGATCTCGATAACTGGAATGGTGTTGATAGGTTCCACTTTAATGCACAG GTAAGCAAACAAGACATAGAGGACACATTTGATGTACCCTTCAAAATGTGTGTACAAGATGGCAATGTAGCCAGTGTTATGTGCTCTTACAATGAAGTTAATGGTGTCCCTACCTGTGCCGATCCTAATCTCCTGCGAAACACAGTACGAGGTCAATGGAAACTCGATGG GTACATTGTTTCGGATTGTGATTCAGTTGGTGTGTTTTATAATACCCAACATTACACAACAACACCGGAACAAGCAGCTGCTGATGCCATTAAAGCTGGTTTGGATTTGGATTGTGGACCATTTTTGGCACAACATAGTGAAGATGCTGTGAAACAAAAGTTGTTGAATGAGGTTGATATTAATAATGCTTTAGTTAATACCCTTAGAGTTCAAATGAGACTCGGTATGTTCGATGGTGAGTCGTCTGTGCAACCATTTGGGAAGTTAGGACCGAAAGACGTGTGCACTCCTTCGAACCAAGAGCTAGCGTTGGAAGCTGCGAGACAGGGGATTGTTTTGCTTAAAAACCGCGGTGTTTCGTTGCCTTTGTCTCATCGACGTCACCGAACAGTTGCCGTTATCGGGCCTAATTCCGATGCTACTGTTAGCATGATTGGAAACTATGCTG GTGTTGCTTGTGGATACACTTCTCCTTTGCAAGGAATAGGGAACTATGTGAAAACGATTCACCAACTCGGATGTGCCAATGTTGCTTGTCGAGATGACAAGTTATTTAGTGCTGCGATTGATGCTGCTCGTCAAGCAGACGCGACAGTTCTAGTAATGGGGCTCGATCAATCGATTGAAGCAGAATTCAGAGATAGAACAGGGTTGCTTTTGCCAGGGCGCCAACAGGAACTTGTTTCAAAAGTAGCCAAGGCTTCCAAGGGTCCGACGGTACTGGTTTTAATGTCAGGTGGGCCTATCGATGTTTCTTTCGCTAAAAACGACCCTCGTATTGGTGCCATTTTGTGGGTTGGTTATCCAGGCCAAGCAGGAGGGGCCGCTATAGCCGATGTATTGTATGGTACAACCAATCCAGGGGGCAAGTTGCCTATGACATGGTACCCACAAGATTATGTTTCAAATTTGTCAATGACGGACATGGCCATGCGTTCGAGTACGCATAGGAATTATCCTGGAAGAACTTATAGGTTCTATAAAGGTCCCGTAGTGTACCCATTTGGCCACGGATTGAGTTACACCAACTTCGTACACACCATTGTTAATGCACCTCTTGTTGTCACAGTCCCTCTCGACGGCCACCGCCGTTCAGGAAACGCAACCGTTTTAGGTAAGGCAATCAAAGTTAACCATGCAAGATGCAACAAGCTATCGGTAGGTCTTCAAGTAAACGTGAAGAATACCGGATCCAAGGACGGCACTCATACAATACTAGTATTCTCGATTCCGCCTGCAGGGCACTGGGCTCCTTCGAAACAGCTGGTGGCTTTTGCGAAAGTGTATGTTTTGGCAAGGTCCGAACAACAAGTAGGGATCAGTATCCATGTGTGCAAGTTTCTAAGTGTCGTGGACCGATCAGGGGTTCGAAGAATCCCGATCGGTTTACACCATATACATATTGGCGACGTTAAGCATTCGGTATCCCTTGAGGCTGCAACTTTAGGGGTGATCAAATCATAG
- the LOC108476484 gene encoding probable beta-D-xylosidase 2 isoform X3 yields the protein MYNGGSAGLTYWSPNVNIFRDPRWGRGQETPGEDPVLAGTYAAYYVKGLQGNDGDRLKVAACCKHFTAYDLDNWNGVDRFHFNAQVSKQDIEDTFDVPFKMCVQDGNVASVMCSYNEVNGVPTCADPNLLRNTVRGQWKLDGYIVSDCDSVGVFYNTQHYTTTPEQAAADAIKAGLDLDCGPFLAQHSEDAVKQKLLNEVDINNALVNTLRVQMRLGMFDGESSVQPFGKLGPKDVCTPSNQELALEAARQGIVLLKNRGVSLPLSHRRHRTVAVIGPNSDATVSMIGNYAGVACGYTSPLQGIGNYVKTIHQLGCANVACRDDKLFSAAIDAARQADATVLVMGLDQSIEAEFRDRTGLLLPGRQQELVSKVAKASKGPTVLVLMSGGPIDVSFAKNDPRIGAILWVGYPGQAGGAAIADVLYGTTNPGGKLPMTWYPQDYVSNLSMTDMAMRSSTHRNYPGRTYRFYKGPVVYPFGHGLSYTNFVHTIVNAPLVVTVPLDGHRRSGNATVLGKAIKVNHARCNKLSVGLQVNVKNTGSKDGTHTILVFSIPPAGHWAPSKQLVAFAKVYVLARSEQQVGISIHVCKFLSVVDRSGVRRIPIGLHHIHIGDVKHSVSLEAATLGVIKS from the exons ATGTACAACGGTGGATCAGCTGGACTCACGTACTGGAGTCCGAATGTCAACATATTTAGGGACCCACGGTGGGGCCGTGGACAGGAGACGCCTGGTGAAGATCCGGTTCTGGCCGGTACATATGCAGCCTATTACGTGAAGGGATTACAGGGAAATGACGGTGATAGGTTGAAAGTGGCGGCGTGTTGTAAGCACTTCACTGCCTATGATCTCGATAACTGGAATGGTGTTGATAGGTTCCACTTTAATGCACAG GTAAGCAAACAAGACATAGAGGACACATTTGATGTACCCTTCAAAATGTGTGTACAAGATGGCAATGTAGCCAGTGTTATGTGCTCTTACAATGAAGTTAATGGTGTCCCTACCTGTGCCGATCCTAATCTCCTGCGAAACACAGTACGAGGTCAATGGAAACTCGATGG GTACATTGTTTCGGATTGTGATTCAGTTGGTGTGTTTTATAATACCCAACATTACACAACAACACCGGAACAAGCAGCTGCTGATGCCATTAAAGCTGGTTTGGATTTGGATTGTGGACCATTTTTGGCACAACATAGTGAAGATGCTGTGAAACAAAAGTTGTTGAATGAGGTTGATATTAATAATGCTTTAGTTAATACCCTTAGAGTTCAAATGAGACTCGGTATGTTCGATGGTGAGTCGTCTGTGCAACCATTTGGGAAGTTAGGACCGAAAGACGTGTGCACTCCTTCGAACCAAGAGCTAGCGTTGGAAGCTGCGAGACAGGGGATTGTTTTGCTTAAAAACCGCGGTGTTTCGTTGCCTTTGTCTCATCGACGTCACCGAACAGTTGCCGTTATCGGGCCTAATTCCGATGCTACTGTTAGCATGATTGGAAACTATGCTG GTGTTGCTTGTGGATACACTTCTCCTTTGCAAGGAATAGGGAACTATGTGAAAACGATTCACCAACTCGGATGTGCCAATGTTGCTTGTCGAGATGACAAGTTATTTAGTGCTGCGATTGATGCTGCTCGTCAAGCAGACGCGACAGTTCTAGTAATGGGGCTCGATCAATCGATTGAAGCAGAATTCAGAGATAGAACAGGGTTGCTTTTGCCAGGGCGCCAACAGGAACTTGTTTCAAAAGTAGCCAAGGCTTCCAAGGGTCCGACGGTACTGGTTTTAATGTCAGGTGGGCCTATCGATGTTTCTTTCGCTAAAAACGACCCTCGTATTGGTGCCATTTTGTGGGTTGGTTATCCAGGCCAAGCAGGAGGGGCCGCTATAGCCGATGTATTGTATGGTACAACCAATCCAGGGGGCAAGTTGCCTATGACATGGTACCCACAAGATTATGTTTCAAATTTGTCAATGACGGACATGGCCATGCGTTCGAGTACGCATAGGAATTATCCTGGAAGAACTTATAGGTTCTATAAAGGTCCCGTAGTGTACCCATTTGGCCACGGATTGAGTTACACCAACTTCGTACACACCATTGTTAATGCACCTCTTGTTGTCACAGTCCCTCTCGACGGCCACCGCCGTTCAGGAAACGCAACCGTTTTAGGTAAGGCAATCAAAGTTAACCATGCAAGATGCAACAAGCTATCGGTAGGTCTTCAAGTAAACGTGAAGAATACCGGATCCAAGGACGGCACTCATACAATACTAGTATTCTCGATTCCGCCTGCAGGGCACTGGGCTCCTTCGAAACAGCTGGTGGCTTTTGCGAAAGTGTATGTTTTGGCAAGGTCCGAACAACAAGTAGGGATCAGTATCCATGTGTGCAAGTTTCTAAGTGTCGTGGACCGATCAGGGGTTCGAAGAATCCCGATCGGTTTACACCATATACATATTGGCGACGTTAAGCATTCGGTATCCCTTGAGGCTGCAACTTTAGGGGTGATCAAATCATAG